The Thalassophryne amazonica chromosome 20, fThaAma1.1, whole genome shotgun sequence sequence cagaggtatatcaggaggacggcgtctccacctcagtgccgagatatcgccttacgttaaaggtaacgttctctgcattaatattctgattaactggctaaaagatttgttaaacctttgcaggacagctgattattgtgagctaaattgcttggagaagtactcacctttctgcagtattgacgtgaggtggagtcagcttcttccctctctgtgtactgggtgcagccgcatccacacctgtgtgtgtgttctcttgccagcagtaccggatccgacgagcggaggcagtggccacctgggaattcgggacttggcggttccagtatttccagggttcggtggcaggggaaatctgggtggttccggctcgacttggacggacgtctcctaccttcgagcctgcccacacgacaccagtggaattcggtgtaaacccaaattgtcaattgttgtattggttgtgcattttcacaacagtaaaacttgttatttactttctccattgtccgttcattgcgccccctgttgtgggtccgtgttccaacactttcacaacaaaatgtaATTACATCCTCCTGTGAGTTTGTAAGGGACACAGTTGGGACTCCATGAACTCCAAAAACAGCAATCAATGGACAAGACTCCAGCGTGACGCCAACAACATGAGAGATACAATCAAAATGCGAAATCCAATATGACTGAagtttggggaaaacaaaaaaatatagtTAAATCACAGGGACAGGAGTTACATCTACCACACAGATCAGAAACACTGGGATAAATTTTGGATAATTTGGACTTTGACAAATCCAGCCAGTGTACTGCTTTAAATTGAATTAGGGAAAGTCTTGCACAAAATGAAGATGTACGAATTCTGTCAACTGCCTTATCCCAGAAACCTTCCCTGAATTCCAGGCCCAACTCTTGTTCCCAATTACAGATAGTTTTATTGACTGGATGATTGTCCAttgaaaaaaaacaagattttatATCCATGATATAAGAGCTTTCTTATGGGGCATAAGTTCAGAGAGGTCTTCTTGAGGATGTTTAGGGGGATGAGTGGGTAACTCCAGAAAAAATAATATGTATACAATGTCTAATTTGaaagaaacaaaataaatgagATGAGGGCCGGCCATATAAAGGAAGACATATCTGTAAAATTAAGAAAGGTATTATCCTTAAAAAGATCACGGAAACTTTTAATCCCCTTCTTACCCCGTAGCTGAAATGCAGTGTCTAAGAAGGATGGAGGAAAGAGGTGATTCTTACATAATAGGCCAagagcagaaacagaaacacaggTGAAATTGATACTATATTTTAAGAGAGGCAAGTACAACAGGATTATCTGTGTACTGAGACAGGGACACAGGGAGAGATGAAAATAATAAGGCTGGGAGAGAGGTGGATAAACATAAGTGAGCTTCTAGTTGACcccaattttgttgttgtttttaactgtaaattaaataaatgatagAAAACTGTGGTGCACGTGCATGAAAATGATATAGTCGAATAATTAAATATGAACAATAATAATTCAAAGCAACATCTTTTTTGTCAACCTCAATTGGCACCCCACTCCCCCGGATCTCAGAAAATCCTGGCTTCGCCCCTGAAGATCTGTCATTAGAAACAATTACAAGTCTGAATCAGCATGCTGGTCAACTGGGATCTGCTGAAATGGCTCACTGTGGTTTAATAGGTCTGTGCATTCAGTTTTCACAGGTCTTGTTAGTCGCTCAGTACGTTTATCTGCAAGGGACAGGTCAGCAGAGGAGCAGTAAGTGGCATGCATTAAAAATCTGAAGACAAATAGCCTGTGGAGGAATGTTATTGGATTCATCTGAACCAAGGTCCTTCTCATGCGGTTGTAATTAGAGCCAGTGTAAACGGAACTAAGCCTCCACATAGGCCCCTGCAGCCACCCAAAACTCATACTCACTTTCCTTCAATGCGCCGAGCCTCCATAACCCACACAGTCTGAATGGAGTCAGGTTTGTGGACTTGACCCGACCCCTCTGAACCCAGGCCAGATCACATAAATAAGTGTCAAAACCTAAGAGGTCAGCAAGTCAGTTTACATTTTTCCGGCTGTCTGACACATtaaacagcgcttctcgtctgTGCAGGGAGAGTGAAAGAAGCCATTTAGTCTGTGGCCCAGCCGCGCATGCATGCAAAGTCTGTAGATTCATGGCAAGAACTATGCGTTGGCATTCTTTTTGCCAGAATTATGATGATGTGTGTATTACAGgcacaaacctgctttccattccCATCTTTAGCCATAAACGGATGTAAACACACTCAAATACTCATTTGCAACTTTTCAGAATTCCTTTCCAAATACCCAAGTTTAACCTCTTCATGCATGTTTGGCCAAGTAATTGAATGGAACagagcccacacacacactcaaaaaattactcattggatgaactcaattcagttatgtgcagacatttccacctaataaatatgtGTAACCCCAACTCAAAAACAcatatccatgcaagataattaaattcaatttagttgggactacatatatttatgagatggaaatccaatccaatgagttagTTTTTTGAGTGCAGTGTACACAATCAGTTTATTTAAAGTCAGCTTTTGTATGTTTATTTAGGAATCgccctgtctgtccatccattctgtgtgtctgtgaatcTTGTAAGCGGTCCAACATTTTTGAGAAAAGATAATtaaaaatttgtttttaattgatgCATAATACAGTGTGATATTGACATCATAAGAGCAATTTCTCTGAAGCTTttggtggatttcaatgaaaaGTCACACAGTGCTTGTGCACCATGTCAAGATatgcaaattcaaatttatttattaaattatatagcgccagttcatgataaaattgcctcaaggcgcgtcacacaacatggaaaacacagaaaaagaattaaaagattaaaacatgaTAAAAGCAACCcataaaaaagcacaaaaaattaaaatatatataataacatacataaaatactaatgataaaacagggaaaacaggtGGGTCTTAAGTTTCGATTTAAAAGTCTCAGCAGTGTCCGACTGCCTTATATGTGCAGCGGGAGATCATGCatgaaagaaaattattttggtCTGACTTCTTCAAAAAGAGTtaactggactttttttttttttttaatgcatattTGTCAAATACATGAACATAGCTGGTcatgggagtatgaccaaccagtctacatgtgttttgtggacttggaaaaggcgtaTGACAAGGTCCCTCAGGGTATCCTGTGGGGGGTACTGCAGGAGTATGGGGTACCGGATTTGCTGCATATAGAATCTGCCAGGGCTGCCTCTTGTCACTAATCCtgcttgtgatgttcatggacagaatttcaaggcacagtcaggaacctgagggtgtccagtttggtgatctCAGAGGTGCATCTCTgcgttttgcagatgatgtggttctgttggcttcatcaagcaGTGACCTCCAATGCCCACTGAGCAGGTTTTaggccaagtgtgaagcgactgggatgagagtcagcacctccaaatctgagaccatggtctgtCTCCTCTGGGTCAGAAGAGAggcactgccccaagtggaggagtttaagtatcatgGGGCCTTGTTTGCGAGTgggttggagtgtgagatcgataaacAGATTGGGGTGTTGTCTGAGCTGGAAGGTGAGACTCTGAATTTACCggttgatttatgctcctatcctcacttatggtcatgagctttggatagtgactgaaaaaataagatcacagatacggtgcatctggaaattattcacagcgtttccatttttccacattttgttatgttacagccttattccaacatggagtaaagtcattttttcccctcaaaattctactcacaacaccccataatgacaacatgaaaaaagttttctgtaacttttgcaaagttattaaaaataaaaaactaagaaatcaaataTAGGGCAGCACGGTGCGTGAAATTTTAAATCAttgcaaatgctgtgaatacttatgtacaagcgctctcttatttgttttttgtttttttttggtttgtttgtttttaagaaatttgcaaaaatctcaaaaaaaatttcacattgtcattatggggtgtagtgtgtagaattgtgaggaaaaaaaaaaaaagattttcatctattttggaataaggctgtaacataaccaaatgtggaaaaagtgaagcgctgtgaatactttctggatgcaccgtacaagCGGCAGTAATTACcgtcctccatcaggtatctgggcttatatACTCCTGGACAGGGTAAGAAGCTCGACAATCCGAGAGagagactcagagtagagctgctgcttctccacatcaaaaggagccagttgaggtggtttgggcatcttatgaggatgccccctggttgtctccctagggaggtcttccaggcactgcGACCCAGACTtggacctggataagtggttgaaaatgattGAATTGGTCAAACAGAGCTTGACCAATTTGTTAATTCAGGTGTTTAATTACAAAAAATGGACTACAGCCAATATAAATATACTACATGCAAGCAAACAGTATGGCAGAGTGTGGTGTTGATGCTGGTGGTGATGGGGTATGTTTTTCCGATCTCTAGTTAAACAGtaatatattgtttaaaaaatggTCAGGACAATCCACAATGATGGATTACATGCCTATAACAAATCTCTGCATACAGTCATTATAATAGACTGCAGTTGTTGCCCAAACCCTTGCTATTCAGACTTTAAAAGCATCATTGTGATTCAAGAAATGTTTGCCAAGATTGCTAAGTACACTTCAAAATTTAAAACCGCAGTTTTCACCACAGTGCATGTTGGGTTTGTGTGACGTCCCTTGCGGTCAGGTGTGAATGTTTTCCTGCGGAAGATGGCAGTGGCAGCCGCCTCCAGCCCAACAGTAGAAATCACCCAGCAAGGAGAGAGTCTGTCCATCAAGACGTCCACCAGCATCCGAACCACCAATGTCTCTTTCACCGTGGGTCAGTCCTTCAGTGAGACCACAGTGGATGGACGAGCGTGCACGGTATGCACCAGTGCCTATAGCAAGTAACATTCTGGAATAACTTTAATAGCAGCAGGTACGTTTGGTCTGTGCAGGCGAAACATGTGGAAATAATTTTGATGTAACTCGACTCATTCTTGTTATAATACGGAGATCTGTTCTTCATTTATTGACACAGAATGAGTGGTTGGGGAAAAAAGTTTGAACAAGCCATTAAAGTGAGGCAATCTGCACACCAAAGCTGAACTAGGACAAAACTGTTTGCTAAAGTCAGTATGgttaaagtattttttttccctAATGTTGATCCTTGCAGAGTTTTCCTAAGTGGGAAACAAGCAACAAGATCAGCTGCGAACAGACTTTACAGAAAGGCGAGGGACCCAAGACGTCATGGACACGAGAACTGACCGACGACGGAGAACTCATACTGGTAATGACATTCTTCAGAGTGTCGGCTGGAAGATTCATAGGCTACTTGTGATACCTTTATGGGAACAGACCATGCCTGGGTTATTTTTCGGCAATCTCCTTGCTGTAAAAGCTTTAATATTAATGATCAAAAACGTCCTCAATAGATATGACGTCTTCAGTACTCCTGCTTTTCTTCCCAGCCAAATGTTTGTGTTAGGGAAAAGATTTAAGTTGGATGGCACCAAATCAGGGGAGTATGGTTTGCAATCCTCAAACTGAATTATCCTGATGAAACAAGCCCCCCTTCATTGGCTTTCTTGATCTCAATAACCTCATGTAGCTTCCTCAGCAACCTGGCATAGTATTCTCTGTTCAATGATTGCTCCTTTAGAAGGTCCACCAACACAGTGCCCTTTGCATTCCAGAAACTAAGGCCATCATCTTCCTTGCTTATGAAACCTTGGCATTCTATGATTGAAGCGGGTACATGTGCTTCCACTGCATGGATAGTGTCCACCTTTGTCTCTGGCTCAAAGTTATGGACCTGGGTTAGGAAGCATGATGGAtttgtttcaaaatgcttcagGTTATTCCTTGACATGATGAACCTGGTGCACTTTTGATCAGGGTTCTGCATGTTTAACACCCACTGTCCAgaaacctttgacattccaagttatgCATTCAGAATCTTCTCAAATCCCTCATGGGAGATCCCAAAAGCGCTATTTCTTATTTGATATTCAGTAGCCTACTGTCCGTCACCAGCACTTGTGGGCCACATAGCCCTTGGATCATCTTCAAGGTTCTTTCTACCCCTTTTATATTCAGCTATCCACCTTTTCAAAATTGATAAATCCGGTGCATCAGCCCGTAAGGTAGCAACCATATCTATGCAAATGTTCTTTGAAGTTAAACTTTAGTTTCTGCAGGTATTTAATGATGACCAGTAACCTCAGACTGGATGCCTTTTTTgaacaatgagcacagtggcctccatcatccatatccaatggaagaagttcagatccaccaagactctccctagagctggacgcccgtctaaactgagtgatcggggtagaagggccttagtcagggaggtgacgaaGAAcgagatggtcactctgtcagagctccagcattcctctgtggagaggggaGAAACTTTCAGAAgctaaccatctctgcagcaatccaccaatcagtcctgtatggtagagtggccagacggaagccactccttggtaaaaggcacatggcagcccacctggagtttgccagaaggcacctgaaggactctcagaccgtgagaaataaaattctctggtctgatgagacaaagattgaactctttggggtgaatgccaggcattatgtttggaggaaaccaggcaccatccctacagtgaagcatggtggtggcagcatcatgttgtggggatgtttttcagcggcaggaactgggagactagtcaggattgagggaaagatgaatgcagcaatgtacagagacatcctggatgaaaacctgctccagagagctcttgacctcagactgcagcaacggttcatctttcagcaggacaatgaccctaagcacacagccaagttatcaaagaagcagcttcaggacaactctgtgaatgtccatgagtgtcccagccagagcccagacctgaatctgactgaacatctctggagagatctgaaaacggctgtgcaccgacgcaatgggcaaaactgcccaaagataggggcaccaagcttgtggtatcataatcaagaagacttgaggctgtaactgctgccaaaggtgcatcaacaaagtattgagtaaagtgtgtgaatacttgtgttcatgtgatttcttcgtttttatttttaatgaatttgcaaaaattccaaaaacttttttcatcttgtcattatggggtgttgtgagcagaatcttgatggaaaaattaatttgctccattttggaataaggctgtaaaataacaaaacatggaaatggtgaagtgctgtgaatactttctggatgcactgtatagtgtggtggatgtggcagcgGTGTGGCACTAGCAGATTCTCCCTGACCTGGCCTGAGCTTGTGCAAACCATTAATCTTGCATAAAGTAACGCAGCTGTTAAATTCAAAAGCATTTATagagtattttttaaaaaaatgaaaatctcTGTTTGTGATTATCTTTCAGACAATGATGGCGGGGGATGTTGTCTGCACCAGAGTTTATGAGAGAGAATGAAGAACTTCAAAACCTGCTGTTCAGTTCtcctgtttttgtctgtgtgattaataTTTTCACTATTacacttttttccttctttatcctGTCAGAATTTGGTTAGAAACTgcaacatttgcataaaatatgcaAGTACAGTAGTTATTTCTTTATCACCACAGCTTCATGTATCATGTAGAAATGACACGCATTCCATGTTTTAAATCTTTCTAACAAGGGATAAATCTTTTTCACATTAATAAATACTTTTATATGAATTTTCAGAAAATAATTTTTCTTCCTTTTTCCCTCCATGGACGTCTCTCTACATATCACTTTACACTGCTGTCTGCCAGTCATGCTCTCCTGATTATTCCACACCGTGTCCTCCATACGCACCCTTGCATATCGTCCGCTCTGTGCACAAAGTCCCACTTTCTAAACTCTACTTGGAGACATTTGGAAAATATGAGAAAACAGGGAGTGGTAAAAAGAGACAATTACTTCATAGCATCAGGACAAGTTCAACTTCCTATGCTCTCATTCCAAGTTGCACTTTGTTCAAGAATGagctcaattaaattacatttttttttaaaaatccccCAACCTTTCCCTCTGGCTCTGCACTTGGGTACAGAGTGTAAAGTTGGCGCTGTTCCTGCTCAAACACATTTTTCAATGCAAGCAAAATATacacagaggaggtgatggtctagtggttaagcgttgggcttgagaccagaggatccttggttcaaagaccagcctgactggaaaatcactaagggcccttgggcaaggtcctcaatcccctagttgctcccactgtgtagtgagcaccttgtatggcagcactttgacattggggtgaatgtgaggcgttattgtaaagcgctttgagcgtctgatgcagatggaaaagtgctatagaaatgcagtccgtttaccatttGAAACATGAGTATGCAGGATGGTGAGtggaaaagtaaataaataaataacagtcgtTCAGCCTGTGGTCGACTTGGCCTTGACGTGAAATATAAACTTTCAGGGTCTTTAGGGCAGAACTACAGAAGCGTTCAGGGGTGTTTCAATAGACTCTGGGGCTCCCGGGCAAAAGGGACCCTACATACCCAGAACACATCATTACGGCCGTTATCCTCCccttcaaacaaacaaatgtattTACACAATTCGTGACCACCAATGATTTTAAATCTGTATGAAATACTGAACCCACTggcttttttaaatgttttgtacACCCTCAGATTTGTACAAGTAAGACAATATGCTGTTTATGCCTTAGTAACAGCTTACATCAAATAAACTAGTTGACTAGTTGTTGTGCACACTGAATTGGCAACCAACCAGTATTTCTGCTGCTGGGACAAATTAAACCTTTAGCatgtacactcaccggccactttattaggtacacctgttcaattgcttgttaacacaaatagctcatcatctaatcacatggcagcagcttaatgcatttaggcatctagacgtggtgaagacggcTTGCTGAAGtttaaactgagcatcagaatgaggaagaaagaggatttaagtgactttaaacgtggcatggttgttggtgccagacgggctggtctgagtatttcaaaaactgctgatctactgggatttttcaCTCACAACCATCTCTGGAGTTTATAGAGAATGGTCAGAAAAATAAGATATCCAGTGAGATGTGGCTGTGAGGACAACAATGCTTTGTTGgtgatgggcagactggttgaatgggtcaatatggaccaacatctctgagaaatgtttccagcaccttgttgtatctatgccacgaagaattaaggcagttctgaaggcaaaagggggtccaaccctgTACTAGCGAGGTGTACCTaacaaagtggccagtgagtataTAATTTATTCAATGCAACAGATTCTCGCTGTCTTGGTTTTTACTTTTAAGCTTGCTTCATAGTGCTTTGAAAGTTCCTGCAATGAAATTTTGAAGCATCTGGCAGCCTCCTAGGCTGTACATGGCTGACCATGCAATTTAAGAGCCTTCTTACACATGTAGTCAACTATTTTCAGGAGGCCCCCAACTTATTTGGGGTCCTAGAAAATTACCTAGATTGCCTAACCTGTTGCATCGCCCCAGGGAGAGCTGGAGTTCACAGGCAGAGATGTTTttctagttgtttttttttttttttttttttatgtccttcTGATGTGCTTCCCAGTTTCTGCACACACACAGTGCTGAGTAAGCTGCAGGACGTCCTCCAGAAAGGATGTGAGTGAATGCATTGTGCACATTCTCATCAGAAACACAGTAAATGTCTGATTGTAACCACATGACGTTTTTCGTCAGATTGTTGTTGAAAGCAGCCAGTCCCTCACAGGTCTGTATCCACACACAACTGTCAAGCTGCTTCATTCCTCAGGCGGTGATGTCATGGAGTCTTGCCTTGCTCGATTGGCTGTGGAATGCTGCGGTTTTTGGACCAGGAGGCACCCGATGCCAGCTTTTGACATAGGGGACCCTGGGCCAATGAGGAGGGAGACTTTGCAGGAAATGGCATAACTCAgaagtgagctgcagagttctacTGGATGAAATCTTAAAAAACCACAACTGACATTTGGATGTTTCAAAGCATATGTGTACAAATGGATTGATGAATTTGAAACAACTTTTTCCAGCCTTGGCTGAGCCTCATTTTGATCCTTTTATTCACTACACATGTGCTGTGAAAACCAACATTCTAATACTCAAAACAGTCTTTGGATAGGTGTCTATAGTATATTTCCTGAGTGGTATTTAGCTGCCGTGCAGTTAAGAAGTTGAAAAACACTTATTCAAGATGAGCTTAAGTCTGTTTCCGTGACTTTTTTGCTGATATACCGTATATGTTTCACACAGGATGTGAAGTGGGGGAAAAACATCAGATTTGCAATTTCTAGAAGGTCACTGCAAGCTTCTGGTGTCGGAACAAGACTCTGAAGCTGACATCTCAACTGCCTGGCAACCTTGCAAATGACTTCATAGAGTTTAGGGTTAGGATTGGGATGAGTGTTTGGGATTAATTGTCCTGAAATGTGACAAAACATTGCAAATTTTAAGAGTACTTCCTCTACTGGGCCATGGCTTGCAGAAATAAGATACCGAAATAATGGCTCATTCTTCATTGCTGCTGGctgtgtttttggtttgttttttttcactagTTCTGAAACAGAGATTTGTCTCCAAAATAAAATGAAGCAAGAACTACAACAGCCTGAAGGtgcccaaattctttgaaaagccaCAAATTAATCTGGATGTAGGGTCACAAGAAAAAAAAGTTATGTCAATGACATGTTTAAAATTGCATGATGTTACAATTACATGTATCGTAGGCAGCACGTCGGTCGAACAGCATGAAGGTCTGAGGGTCAAAGGCCAAATTGACTTCTGGTTCCACACCATATCTATTGTGATCCAAAGCAAAAGAGGAATTAAATGCATTATATTTTCAAGAAAATTATCATTCTATATGTGAAATAAAATGACTAAATAATAAAAACTTTACTATTTAATCTGTTGAACAATTATTTAGGAATATGCAGAGAGTTTTTATTTGCCATGGTGGGCCAAAACAAAGGGAAAGTCAGACAAATGTGGCTCATGGGCCCCACattctccatatatatatatatatatatatatatacacacattatgATGTATTTATTATGTGGGGTTGTATTTGAAAAATGTGGGACTATCGATACTTGATTTTGTCGGTGGGACAGTGTGGA is a genomic window containing:
- the crabp2b gene encoding cellular retinoic acid-binding protein 2b; protein product: METEITDFSGKWKMKSSKNFEELLKELGVNVFLRKMAVAAASSPTVEITQQGESLSIKTSTSIRTTNVSFTVGQSFSETTVDGRACTSFPKWETSNKISCEQTLQKGEGPKTSWTRELTDDGELILTMMAGDVVCTRVYERE